DNA from Actinoplanes sp. SE50/110:
TCCTGGGCGCGGCCCGGCCCGCCTACGCCATCGCGTACGGCGAGACCGCCGAAGACGGCCGGTACGCGTTCTCCACCCGGCTCACCATGACCGGCATCCCGACCGAGGAGAACGGGACCCGGGACAGCTGGTGCTCGGGTGCGCTGATCGCCCCGCGCTGGGTGATCACCGCGGGGCACTGCTTCCGGGACGCGGCCGGCCGGCACGTGTCCCGGACGGTGGCCGACCGCACCACCGCGACGGTCGGCGGTCAGGAGATCGAGGTGGTCGCCGTCGTGCAGGCCGGTGGCGCCGACGTGGCCCTGGCCCGGCTGGCCGCCGAGGTCACCGGGGTGACGCCGCTGCGGGTCGGCGACACCGCGCCCGCCGAGGGGGAGCAGGTGCGGCTGACCGGGTTCGGCTTCGCCGACGACCAGGGGACGGTGCCGGCCCGGATGCAGACCGGTCAGTTCGTCATCGACCAGGTCGGCGAGCAGCTGCTGCAGATCTCCGGGCGGGCGCCGCGCCGAGCGACCAGCGCCTGCCTGCACGACTCCGGCGGCCCGTACTTCCGGGAGCGCCGAGGGGGCGCGCCGGAACTGGTGGCGGTGGTCAGCGGGGGACCGGCGTGCCCGCACGAGGGCCCGGACAGCAGCGCGCGCACCGACACCCTGGCCGGCTGGATCACCGCGACGGTCACGGCGGCGCCCGGACCGGACGTACCGCTGATCGTCGTCGTCGCCGCTCTCGGTCTTCTGATCGTCGCGGGGGTGGTGACCGGGGTCAGGCGATGGACCGCGCCTGCGCCCGGACCGCGTCGAGGAAGGCATGCAGGGCGGGTGCCGCAGCGGACTGCCGTGTGACGGCCATCAGGCGGCGGCCCAGCGCGGCCCCGGCGACCTCCCGCACGGCCAGTGCCGGGTCGGCGACCGGCAGCGCCAGCGGTGGCATCAGCGCGACCGCGGCTCCGGCCCGGACCAGCTCCAGCTGCACGTCCGCATCGTTTGAGCGGTGCCGCAGATCCGGCTCGTAGCCGCCCAGCGCCCGGCAGGTGCCGACCACCATGGCGTGGTGCCCGGTGCCCTCGGCGGAACTCGTCCACACCGCGGAGTGCAGGTCGGCGAAGGCGACCGGCCCACCGGCGCGGGCCAGCGGGTGCGCGGCCGGCAGCACGAGCCGCAGCGGCTCGGCGAGCACCACGGTGAAGCGCAGTCCGGCCGGGCGGGGGCGGGGATGTCCGTCGTACTCGTCACCGATCACCAGGTCGACCGCGCCCAGGCGCAGGCTCGGCAGGGCCTGCTCCAGCTCCAGTTCGGAGATCTCCACCCGGACCCGCGGATGCCGGCCGGCCAGCCGGGTCAGCGCCGGGATCAGCAGCCGGCGGGCGGCGGACTGCAGGCCGCCGGCGCGCACCGTGCCGCGGATGTCGCCGCTCAGCGCCGCCAGGTCGGCCTCGGCGGCCTCGGCCGCGGCGAGCAACACCCGCGCGTGCCCGGCCAGCAGCCGCCCGGCGTCGGTGAGCCGCAGTCCCCGCCCGGCGCGGGCGAACAGGGTGGCGCCGACCTCCTTCTCCAGCAGCGCCAGCTGCTGGGACACGGTCGACGGGCTGTAGCCGAGAGCTGCCGCGACGGCGCCGAGCGTGCCGCGCTCCTCGAACTCGCGCAGGAACCGCAGCCGGCGCAGATCCAGGGCGACCATGCGGGAATCCTACTGATTCACCTCCGGAAATCATCGCTGGACCTGATGGGTCGTGGCGCCGAAGCTGGGCGCATGGGTCCGTTGCTGGTTCTTCTCTCGGCCGCGTGTTTCGGCGCGATGGCGATCTTCGGAAAATGGGCGTACGACGTGGGCGTCACCCCCGGCACCCTGCTGCTGGTCCGCTTCACGCTGGCCGCGCTGCTGCTGGCCATGGTGCTGGCGGCCGGTCCCGCGCTGCGCCGGATGCCGCCGGGCGGGGGTCGCGGCCGGGCCGTGCTGACCGCGCTGGGGCTGGGGGCGGTGGGCTACGCCGCGCAGGCCTCGCTGTATTTCGCCGCGTTGGAGCGGATGGACGCCTCGCTGCTGGCGCTGATCCTCTACACCTATCCGGTTCTGGTGACCATCGGCGCGGTGCTGCTCGGCCGGGACCGGCTGACCCGGGGCCGTGCGGTGGCGCTGGCCGCGGCGTCCGGCGGGACGCTGCTGGTGCTGGGCGGGGCCGGCGGAACCGGCTTCCGGCCGGTGGGTGCGGTGCTGGCCTTCGGCGCGGCGGTCACCTACACCGGCTACATCCTGGTCGCCGACACCGTGGTCCGCCGGCTGCCGCCGGTCGTGCTGTCCGCCCTGGTGATGGCCGGCGCGGCGGTGACCCTCGGGGTACGCGCGCTGCTCACCGGCGGGGTGCACTTCGGCTTCCCGGCGGCCGGCTGGCTGTGGCTGGGCTGCATCGCGGTGGTGTCCACGGTGGTGGCGATGCTCGCCTTCTTCGCCGGGCTGCGCCGTACCGGGCCGTCGGCCGCCGCCATCCTGTCGACCTTCGAACCGGTGGTGACCGGTGCGCTGGCCGCCCTGACGCTGGGCGAGCGCCTCACCCCGGTGCAGGTGGCAGGCGGCGTCCTGGTGCTGGCCTCGGTGGTGATCCTGCAGACCGGCCCGGGAACGGGCCGGTCCGCGGACCGGGTCCGGCGCGACGGCCGGGTGGCCGCCTGAGCCGACCTGAGCAATGGCGCGGCCGCCGCGGATCAGCCGCCGATCCGGTTCAGGACGAAGTCCCGGGCGGCGGTGTTGTACCTGCGGGTGTAGCTCAGGTGCACCGCGACGCTCCGGCCGCCGGCGCAGAACGTGTCGCCGGTGTCGCAGTAGGACTGGGTCCGTGCCGCGAAGGCGTCGAGCGGCGCGTCGCCGCCGCGCGGGAACAGGCCGCGGGTCTTCGAGGTCCCGGCGTTGAACGACTTGCCCGGCACGTACCGCGGATCACCCATCAGGATCACCGCGGCGACGTGGTCGGTGGTCTTCTTCGACAGCGCGGCGTTCGGGGTGAAGCCGGCGACCCGGCCGGTGCCGGCCAGCACGTCACCGATCACATGCGCGCCCTGCGAGTAGCCCATCAGGACGATCCTGGTGCCGGGGCAGTTCCCGGCCTCGGCGGTGACCTGGGCGGTGAGGGCCCTGGTGCCGGCGGCGACGCTCGGCGGGTACGGGTTCAGTGCCGCCGGATAGTCGGTGGCCTCCACGGTCACGGTCTGCCGGCTGGCCCGGGTCACCGCGGTCGCCAGCGATCCGATGATCCCGGTGCCGGGCGCTTCGGTCGAGGCCCGCGTCACGATGATGTGCACATCCGGACACTTCCCGGCCTGATCGCCGGTCGAGGCGACCCGGGTGCCGGCGCCGGGCAGGGCGCGGGTGGCGGCACCCGGCCGTGCGGCGGTGCCGGCCGCCGCGGAGGTGGCGGGCCGGCCGGCGGTGCTCCCGCCGGCGCCCGGGATCGTCGCGGCGAAGCTGTTCTGCACGATGAGCAGGGCGCCACCGGTCACGACGGCGACGGCGGCGGTCAGCGCGATCCGCTTCCGGAACCTGTTCGGAGACATCGATTCTCCTCTCCGTCTATTCGCACTCGTTGTGCAAATACCTGCCCGGAGATACGGGCCGACCCGGTCGGCGGATGAACCCCGCGCGGCGGAAATATCGGCGGATCACCTTCATGATGTCCGATGCCGCGGCCGACCTCGGATCGTCGCTCCGGTGGCGGCCGGGTCACGATGATCCGGCCGCCGGCGCGGCCCGGGCGATCATCGCGACCACTCCTCGCGGTTCCTGCTGAGTGCTCATCTTCCGCCGGTGATGATCAGACATGCCTGCCGTTCCCGCCTAGAGTCCGGGTATGCCACGTATCGCGGTGACCGGCGGCGGCGGCAAGCTCGGCCGCGCCGTCGTCCAGGACCTGCTCGACCACGACTTCGAGGTGGTCAACCTCGACCGGGAGCCGCCCCGGGACCCGGTGTGCCCGCACACCCGGGTCGACCTGACCGATTACGGCCAGGTGGCCGAGGCGCTCACCGCGATCGACAGCCGCTACACCGGGATCGACGCGGTCGTGCACCTGGCCGCCATCCCGGGGCCGGGCGTGGCGACCAACGCGGTGACCTTCGCCAACAACATCACCGCCAGCTACAACGTCTTCGCCGCGGCCCGGGCGGCCGGGATCAAGCGGGTGGTGTGGGCGTCCAGCGAGACCGTGCTGGGCCTGCCGTTCGACACCCCACCGCCGTACCTGCCGGTCGACGAGGAGTACGCGGCCCGGCCGGAGACGTCGTACTCGCTGGCCAAGCACCTCGACGAGCAGATGGCCGCCCAGTTCTGCCGGTGGGACCCCGAGCTCACGATGATCGGGCTGCGGTTCTCCAACGTGATGGAGCCGGACGACTACGCCGCCTTCCCGTCCTTCGAGGCGGACCCGCGCCGGCGGATCTGGAACCTGTGGGGATACATCGACGCCCGTGACGGGGCGCAGGCGGTGCGGCGGGCCCTGTCGTACGACCGCTCCGGTCTGGAGATCTTCATCATCGCCAACGCGGACACGGTGATGAGCCGGCCCACCGCGGAACTGGCCGCCGAGTACTTCCCGGAGCTGCCGCTGACCCGCGAGATCGGCGAGCACCAGACGCTGCTCTCCATCGACAAGGCGCGCCGCCTGCTCGGCTACGACCCGCGGCACGGCTGGCGCCGATGACACCTGGCGGCCCGGTGCCCGTCACGTGGGCCGTCCGAGGATCTCGTTTGCGGCCCCGGAACCGGTTCCATAGAGTGTTGGCGATCGCCGGCGGACCGGACGGGGGATTCCTGCATGTCGATCGTGGAAGCTCGTGGGCTCACCAAGGTGTTCCGCCGGCCCGACAAGGGTCCCGGCCTGACCGGCTCGGTGCGGCACCTGTTCACCCGCCGCTACCAGGACAAGGTCGCGGTCGACCGGGTCGACCTGTCGATCGAGGCCGGTGAGGCGGTCGCCTACGTCGGGCCGAACGGGGCCGGCAAGTCGACCACCGTGAAACTGCTCAGCGGCATCCTGGTGCCGACCGCCGGCGAGGTCCGGATCGACGGGCTGCACCCGCAACGCGACCGCACCGCGGTGGCGCACCGGATCGGGGTCCTCTTCGGCCAGCGGACCCAGCTGTGGTGGGATCTGCCGGTCGCCGAGTCGCTGGCCGTGCTGCGCGACATCTACGGGGTGCCCGACGCGGCGTACCGGGCCCGCCTGGCCCGCTTCGAGGAGGTGCTCGACCTCGGTGGGATCCTGCCGATCGTCGGCCGCAAACTCTCCCTCGGCCAGCGGATGCGCGCCGACCTGGCCGCCGCCCTGATCCACGGGCCACAGGTGGTCTACCTCGACGAGCCGACCATCGGGCTCGACCTGGCCGTCAAGGACCGGGTCCGGGAGTTCTTCCGCACCCTGCGCGACGAGGGCACCACGGTGATGCTGACCAGCCACGACCTGGCCGACATCGAGGGCTTCTGCCGCCGGCTGGTGATCATCGACGAGGGTCGGATCATCTTCGACGGCGACCTGCAGAGCGTCAAGGACCGGTTCGCCCGCGAGCGGATCCTGCACGTGGAGACCGAGCAGCCGGTGCCGCTGGACACGCTCGCCGCGGCGCTGCCCGGCGCGGCGGTCACCGCGGAGGAGACCCCGACCCGGTTCGCCGTACGATTCGATCGGTTCGCCATGACCGCCGGGCAGGCGGTGACCGCGGTCGCCGGGCTGACCAGCCTGGTCGACTTCCGGATGGACGAGCCCGGGATCGAGGACGTGATCCGCCGGGTCTACTCCGGAGAGCTGGTCCTCGACGAGAACCGGGCGGCCCGGTGAGGGCCTACCGGGCGCTCGCGCGGGCCACGGCGCGGTCCGCCCTGGCGTACAAGAACAATCTGTTCCTGGGTCTCGGTGCCGTCTTCGTGCAGTTCATCGCGATGCTCGCGGTGTGGCGGGTGGTGCTCGCCGACGGGTCCGCGGTGCAGGGCTTCGGCTGGCCGCAGATGCGCGCCTACCTGCTGGTCGCGTTCGCCGCCGGCACCCTGGTCTCGGTGTTCGGGGACTTCCGCACCGCCGCCCGGATCCAGAGCGGGCTGGTCGCGCTGGACATCATCAAACCCGTCGACTTCCAGCGGGCCCGGCTGGCCGAGACGCTCGGCGGGACGTGGCTGGAAGCGCTGGTCGTCGTGGTGGTGGGGGGCGTGACGCTGGCCCTCACCGGCGGGGTGCCGACCCCGCCCGGCGCGGCGCTGGCGCTGTTCGCGGCTAGCATGCTGATGCTCGTACCGCTGAAATTCCTGATCGTCTATGTGAGCACGCTGGCCTGTTTCTGGACGCAGAACTTCATCGGCGTGCAGTGGGCCCGGATCGCGCTGGTCAACCTGCTGTCCGGGGCGCTGATCCCGCTCGCCTTCCTGCCCGGCTGGCTGGCCGCGGTCGCCCAGTGGTCGCCGTTCGCCGGGCTGGTGTCCACCCCCGCGTTGATCTTCGTCGGTCAGGTCGGCGTCGGCCGCGGCCTCGCCCTGGTCGCCGCCCAACTCGGCTGGGTGGTGGCGCTCTGGTTCGGCGCCCGGCTGATCTGGCGGGCCGCCCTGCGCCAGCTCACCGTCCACGGAGGCTGACCATGGGAATGCTGCGGCTCTACCGCCGGCTGCTCGGCGCCCACCTGCGGTCCATGCTCGAATACGAGACCGACTTCTGGTTGCTCGCCGGTGCCACCGTGCTCACCCAGGTGGTCAACGTCGTCTTCCTGTCCGCGCTGTTCGCCCGGGTGCCGCGGCTCAACGGCTGGAGCTTCTGGGCGGTGGTGATGATGTTCGGCGCGGTCGCCGTCGCCGAGGGCGTCGGCTCGCTGTTCTTCGAGGGCATGTGGCGCATGGCGTGGCAGGTCAACCAGGGCGAACTGGACTACTTCCTGGTCCGGCCCTACCCGGTGGTGCTGCAGGTGAGCAGCGCCGAGATCGGCGTCAACGGGGCCAGCAACATCGTCACCGGCGGTCTGATGCTCGGCGTCGGCGCCGCGCACGCCGGCGTCGACTGGACCTGGTGGCGGGTCGCCCTGGCAGTGCTCCTGCTGGCCGGCGCGTGCGTGATCAAAGTGTCGATCAACCTGGCCACCAACGCCGCGGTCTTCTGGCTGAGCAGCCCCACCCCGTTGTTCGGGTTCGCCGTCCACCAGATCGGCGACCTCGCCCGGTTCCCGCTGTCGATCTATCCGGCGGCGCTCAAAATGGTGCTCGGAGTGGCGTTGCCGTTCGCGTTCGTCAGCTTCTTCCCGGTCGCCTACCTGGTCGACGCCGGCGCGGCGCCGTGGGTCGGGGTGCTCACCCCGCTGGTCGCCGCCTACTGCCTGGGCGCCGCACTGCTGATCTTCCGCCGCGGGCTGCGCCGTTACGAGAGCGCCGGCAACTGAGCGGCCCGCCACGGCGACCCGCCCCGGCGTCGGTCGGATTCCGTTTCCCGGTACGGGATTGTGGGCCACCCGAAAGTCGACGCATCGGTGGCCCCGGGGTGTGGAGCAGGGTCCCCGGACGGGTGAGTCGAGCGGCTCCCGGACCCGCGGCGGCGGCTAGGGTGCCTGGTGTGGCGATGCCGTTTCGTATCCACGCCGGGCATCTCGCGGCGCTGCGGGCCCGGCTCGGGCGGATCGCCGCCGGTGTCGGCGAGTTCGAGCAGGACCAGGCCGCGTTCGGTGCCTGGTGCGGCTGGATCCTCACCGGGCTCGGCGACCGGGTGGTCCGGCACGGCGAGCTGGTCGCCTACATCGAGGAGACCCTGCTGCTGTTCGTCCAGGGGTTCCACCGGGTCGCGGACGGCTCGGAGACCTTCGGCGCGATGATCGGCATGCCGGTCGACGAGGACATCACGGTCTACGACTCGGCCACCGAGATCATCGACGGGGTGCTCGACACGGTCGCCGCCCGGGAGTGGGTGGAGCCGCTGCTCGCCGAGGCCGCCCCGGTCGCCGAATTCGCCGCCCCGGTCGGCGACCTGGTCGGCGCGCTGCGCGTGGGCGGGCTCCACTGGGCGGTCACCCACGTGCCCGAGCTGCGGCAGATGCTCGACGACCTGGCCGGCGCCCCCGACGTGGTGGCCCGGCAGGCCGACCGGTGGGGGCGGATGGCCACCGAGCTGGAACGGATCGCCGACGACCTGCAACGCTGCCTCGACCACGACTTCCGCGGCCGGAGCAGCCCCGAGGTCCGCGGCTACCTGGCCATCATGTCGAACAATGTGGTCGGCCTGCGCGGCCTGGTCGCCACCTCCACCGCGATGACCGCCCTCACCAAGGCCGCCGGTGACCTGATCCTGCTCACCCGCGACATCGTCCGCGGCCTGATCGGCGACCTGATCGCCCGGGTCGCCGGCTGGTCCCTGGAATCCGAGGTCGTGCCGCTGCCGCTGCTCACCGCCCGGCTGGCGGTCGTGGCCACCACCGTGCGCCGCGTCGACGCCTACCTGAACGCCCTGGTCGTCAGCATCGCCAACCTGTCCCGCTCGATCGGCGGCTGACGGGTGCACGATGGTGGCTCTGGTCTGCTCGGCCCGCTCGACGCGGCTCACCCGGGTCAGGATGGGCCCTGCCCTCCAGCCCGGCGACGGCGCGGGCCGGCGTTCGTCCGGTCCGGCGATCCTAACCGGCGGCGATCAGGCCCGCCGCGAACAGCAGGTAGAAGACGACGGCGACGCAGAGCAGGCGCGGGGTGACCCGGCCGGTGCGGAACAGGATCAGCAGATAGACGACCGACAGCATGGTGGCGGTGCCGGCCAGGATCAGCGGGGTGTCGAAGCGCCAGGCGGTGCCGAGCAGGCCGATGCCGGACGGCACCGTCGCCTGGATCATCATGGCGCCGGAGATGTTCGCCAGCGCGAGCGGCGTCTTTCCCTGCCGCACCCAGATCACCGCGTTCATCACCTCGGGCAGCTCGGTGGCGATCGGCGACAGCAGCAGTGCGACGACCACCGGGGACAGGCCCATCGCCGGACCGGCCCAGGCGAGTTGCCGGACGAACAGCTGCGAGGCCAGGAAGATCACGACCAGCGTCGCCAGGCTCTGGACGATCACCGCGAGGGTGGCCGGGCTCTCCCGCCGCGGCTGCAGCTTCAGCGGCTCCAGATCGTCCACGATGCCGGCGTCGCCGGTGTCGGCCGTCTCCTTGCGGAAATAGATCGCATAGGCGACGAAGAACAGCAGGCCGAGCCAGGGTTTGAGGGCGAAGGCGACCAGGCCGAGACCGATCTTGAACACGAAGATGGCCAGGAACCAGGTCTGGTCGCGGGCCAGCCGGGTCAGATCGGTGCCTCCCAGGTCCGGCATTTTGACAATCAAAAGCATCAAGCCGGTTATTGCGTACGCGATGGTGCCGACCACTAGTGGGCCACCGAGCGCCGCGCCTACGCCGATGTCGTCACCGGCATGGCCACCGCCGAAGAGGACCGCGATCAGGGTGACCACGCTCTCCGGCAGGGCGGTGCCGGCCGCCGCCAGGATCGTGCCGACGGCCAGCGGGCCGACCCGGAGGCGGACGCCGAGCCACTCGACCGCGTTGACGAACCACTCGCAGGCGAGGTAGATGACGACGGCACAGGCGAGCAGGAGAACGACGTGGATCACGCCGTCCTACTTTTCCCCTTTCGTGGCGCTATTTCAGGGCTTTGATGGAGGCGTTGGCGAGTTCCTCGCCGACCCGGATGGCGCCGTCGACGTGCAGATAGCCGAGGCCGGCGACGTCCGCCGAGCCGAACGACAGCGGGCCGGTCTCCTCGCGCAGGTGCCGGCCGTACTCGTGGAAGGCGCCGATCGCGAAGCTCGTGCCGTACGCCCCGCCGGTCCACTTCTCGTCCAGCCACGGGCTCTCCGAGTAGGCCACCGGCTGCCGGGCCTCGTCGCCGAAGTAGGAGGCCAGCGAGTTCAGCACGGCGGCTCGCCGGTCCGCGGGGGAGAGGTCGAGCAGCGCCCGCGCGTGCCGGTCCGAGACGAAGCCGACGAGCACGCCACGGCGGTCCTCGGGGCGGTCGTCGTTGGTGTTGTCGTACACCTCGTGCACGATCTGGTACGGGCTGAACCCGGTGCCCGACAGGCCGGCCGCGCGCCAGAACGGCGTCGGGTACGCCACCTGGATCTTGAGCACCGTGCCGAACGACTGGTGTGCCTGCGCCTGCCGCTGCGCCTCGGGCAGCGCCGGCTCGAAGGTGATCCGGCCCATCAGGGTGGGCGGCAGCGCGAGGATCACGCGGCGGCCGCGCACGCTGCCGTCCGCCGTGGCGACCGTGGCGCCGTCCGCGTCCCAGGTGATCCGCTCGACCGGCGAGTTCAAGCGGACGATGTCGCCCAGGCGCTCGGCGAGCAGGCGCGGGACCTGGCTCAGGCCGCCCGCGACCCGGCGGTCCAGGACGAAATTCTCGTCGGTGAGGTGGCTGAAACCGCCGGCGCTGGCCGCCATGTGCAGGGCCGAGAGGGTGGAGAACTCGTCGGCCGCCTTGGTCAGCATCGCCGAGGCCAGGAACATCGCGACGTTGTCCCGGGCCTCCTGGTCGTCGGTGCGCATCCCGAGCCAGTCGGCGAACGAGATGCTGTCCAGGCGCTCGGCGTCCGGGTGCGCCCACGGGCGGTCCGGGTCGGTCTCGGCGGCCAGGCGCTCCACCTCGTCGCTGATCGCCTCGATCGCGCGGGCGGTCGCCGCCGACACGGGCAGCGCGGCGCCGGTGTAGGTGTGCCGGACCCCGGCCCGATCGCGGTAGACGTTGGCGCCGTCGCGGTAGCGCGGGAACGTGTCCAGGCCCAGCTCCTCGGCCATCGCCAGGGCGGCGGTCTGGTCCGGGGAGATCCACTGGCCGCCGAGCTCCAGGGGGACACCGTCGACCTCGGCACCGAGCAGGCGGCCGCCGACCCGGTCACGGGCCTCCAGGACGGTGACCGTCAAGCCGGCCGCCGCCAGCCGGGTGGCGGCGGTGAGGCCGGTGACCCCGGCGCCGACGACGACTACATCCGCTTGCTCGTACATGACTGCTCCGCTTCGATTGGTATGGCCGTATAGTATGGCGATACCAAGATCCGCGCCAGCCCGGGTTGCCGAGCGGTTGCTTTCCGGTGGTTTTCGCAGCCTGCGCCGCGGCAGGTTAGCGCAGGTCGGGGCAGTTCAGGGACAGGGCGAGCCAGGAACGGACCATCCGGCTGGCGTCCTCCCAGCCGAAGTCACGGTCGCTCAACGACACCTGGACACCCAGACCGTCAGCCATACCGAGCGCCGCCGCGGCGATCGCATGAGTGTCGTCCGGTTCGGCGATCACGCCGGCCGTCACGCAGTCCTCGATCGCCTCGGTGATCATCGCGATCCAGTTCCGGTACTGCGCCGTCGAAGCCGCCTTCAGCCGGTCGTCGCGCAGCGAGGCCCGCCAGCATTCGGTCCAGACCAGCCATTCCAGCCGGGCCGCGTCGTCACCACCCAGGCCGGCCGCGAGATGGGTGCCCAGCCAGCGGAGCCGGGCCAGCGGATCGGCGATTCCGGAACCGGCCGCCTGAATCTCGGTCAGGTAGCGGTTGGTCCGCTCGTCCAGCGCGGTGGCGACCATGTTCTCCCGGGTGCCGAACGCATACTGCAGGCTGCCGATCGACGTGCCGGCCCGCTGCGCCACATCGGTGAACCGGGTGTTCTCATGCCCGCGCTCGGCCACCACCGCACAGACCGCGTCGATCAGCTGGTGCCGCCCCGCCTCGGTCCGCTTCGGTGCCCGAAGCCGGGCGGCTGCGTGCCCGGCCGGAAGTCGCCCCATCGAAAACCTCACTCGAAGAACCCTGGTCGGGCTAGCTTCGCACGCCCCCGCTCCGCTGCCATCAGCCGCCGCGCCTCATGGACGGGCCGGCTTCGCACGCCGCCGCTCCGGTTCCACCTGCGGCCCCGCCCCCATGGTCGGTTCAGTTTCGTGCGCCCCCACCAGCCGCCGTGGTCGGGCCAGCTTCGCGTGCCCCCATCAGCGCCCGTGGTCGGCTCAGCTTCGCGCCCCCACCAGCCGTCCTACCCTGCGCGCCCCCAAACTCGAGTTCCGCCCTCGGCCTGCTCACTTTCGGGTGGGTTTCAGGCTGGGACGGCTCCACCACAGCGACAGCGTCAGCCCGGTGAAGGTGAGCAGGGTGCCGCCCAGGACGTACCACATGGTGATCTCGGTCTTCTGCCGGTGCAGCCCGATCTCGGCGGGCAGGTCGGTGAGGACGCTGTTGAGCTGTCCGGCGTCGGCCGCCCGGAAATACCGCCCGCCGGTCGTCTCGGCCACCGCCACCAGCGACTTCTCATCGATTTCCAGCGACTGCCCGGACGCGCTCCCGCCGCCTGCCCCGCCCGGATCCGGCCCGCCCCGGAAGGACCCACTGGTGACCTGCCCCGGATCACACACCATCGGCCCGGGCGTCGTCGTCCCGAACCCGATGGTGAACACCCGAAGATGCCGCGCCGCGGCTTGACCGGCGGCGATCAGCGGATCCACCCCGGTGGTGTTCGACCCGTCGGTCAGCACCACGATCGTGTCCGGCTGAAACCCGCCGCTGTTGTCACTGATCAGATCCACCCCACTCGCGGCCACCGCCGGGTTGTACTCGGCGATCGCATCGATGGCGGTGAGAATGGCCTCCCCGATGGCGGTCCCCAACGCTGTCCGGAACCGCCCCACCGCCCGGATCAGTTCCTTGCGGTCGGTGGTCGGTGCCACCACCAGCCCGGCGGTCCCGGAGAACGCCACCAGCCCGATCCGCGTCCCCCGATCGCTGCGTTCGATGAACGTCCGAGCCGCGTCGATCGCCGCGGCCAGCCGGTTGGGCGCCACATCGGTCGAACACATCGACCCGGACACGTCGATCGCCAGCAGGATCGACGCGTTCGCCCGTGGCACGGCAACGGTCGCCTGCGGCCGGGCCACACCGAGCGCCAGCGCCAGCATCCCGCACAGCAACAGCGCCGCCGGTATCCGCCGCCGCCAGGCACCGCGCCCGGGCACAGCCGCCCGAACAAGCCCCAGATCGGAGACCACGAGACTGGCCCGCTTCCGACGACGGTTGAACCACCAGCGCGCAGCCGGCAGCAGCGGGACGAGGAGGAGCGCGGTCAGGGCATACGGCCAGCTGAAGGACATCAGAGGCTCCCTCCGTGCCGGAACCGTTACATTCCCATCATCGATGGGAGTTACCGCCCCGACCCAGCACCTGCCTCTTCCGGCAAACCGACCACCCGCCCCACCCGCTCTCCCAAGCCCCCGTTTCGTCGTCGCCGTGCGCGTCCAAGCCCCCGTTTCGTCGCCGCCGTGCGCGTCCAAGCCCCCGTTCGTCGGCCGCCGTGCTCGTTCAAGCCCCGTTCGTCGGCCGCCGCGCTCGTCCGAGCTCGCTGTTGCGCCGGCCGCCCCTGTTGGTCCGAGCTCGCTGTTGCGCTGGTTGCCGTGCTCGTGCGAGCCAGCCTGGACGCCGTCCATCAGGCGGCCGCCCCGGCTTTCCAGGCGGCCGCTCGACTCGCGGTGGCCTCAGCCAGCCAGCTCCA
Protein-coding regions in this window:
- a CDS encoding ABC-2 family transporter protein is translated as MRAYRALARATARSALAYKNNLFLGLGAVFVQFIAMLAVWRVVLADGSAVQGFGWPQMRAYLLVAFAAGTLVSVFGDFRTAARIQSGLVALDIIKPVDFQRARLAETLGGTWLEALVVVVVGGVTLALTGGVPTPPGAALALFAASMLMLVPLKFLIVYVSTLACFWTQNFIGVQWARIALVNLLSGALIPLAFLPGWLAAVAQWSPFAGLVSTPALIFVGQVGVGRGLALVAAQLGWVVALWFGARLIWRAALRQLTVHGG
- a CDS encoding trypsin-like serine protease; translation: MLKLLAIVMLIVLGAARPAYAIAYGETAEDGRYAFSTRLTMTGIPTEENGTRDSWCSGALIAPRWVITAGHCFRDAAGRHVSRTVADRTTATVGGQEIEVVAVVQAGGADVALARLAAEVTGVTPLRVGDTAPAEGEQVRLTGFGFADDQGTVPARMQTGQFVIDQVGEQLLQISGRAPRRATSACLHDSGGPYFRERRGGAPELVAVVSGGPACPHEGPDSSARTDTLAGWITATVTAAPGPDVPLIVVVAALGLLIVAGVVTGVRRWTAPAPGPRRGRHAGRVPQRTAV
- a CDS encoding ATP-binding cassette domain-containing protein, which gives rise to MSIVEARGLTKVFRRPDKGPGLTGSVRHLFTRRYQDKVAVDRVDLSIEAGEAVAYVGPNGAGKSTTVKLLSGILVPTAGEVRIDGLHPQRDRTAVAHRIGVLFGQRTQLWWDLPVAESLAVLRDIYGVPDAAYRARLARFEEVLDLGGILPIVGRKLSLGQRMRADLAAALIHGPQVVYLDEPTIGLDLAVKDRVREFFRTLRDEGTTVMLTSHDLADIEGFCRRLVIIDEGRIIFDGDLQSVKDRFARERILHVETEQPVPLDTLAAALPGAAVTAEETPTRFAVRFDRFAMTAGQAVTAVAGLTSLVDFRMDEPGIEDVIRRVYSGELVLDENRAAR
- a CDS encoding cutinase family protein: MSPNRFRKRIALTAAVAVVTGGALLIVQNSFAATIPGAGGSTAGRPATSAAAGTAARPGAATRALPGAGTRVASTGDQAGKCPDVHIIVTRASTEAPGTGIIGSLATAVTRASRQTVTVEATDYPAALNPYPPSVAAGTRALTAQVTAEAGNCPGTRIVLMGYSQGAHVIGDVLAGTGRVAGFTPNAALSKKTTDHVAAVILMGDPRYVPGKSFNAGTSKTRGLFPRGGDAPLDAFAARTQSYCDTGDTFCAGGRSVAVHLSYTRRYNTAARDFVLNRIGG
- a CDS encoding NAD(P)-dependent oxidoreductase, with protein sequence MPRIAVTGGGGKLGRAVVQDLLDHDFEVVNLDREPPRDPVCPHTRVDLTDYGQVAEALTAIDSRYTGIDAVVHLAAIPGPGVATNAVTFANNITASYNVFAAARAAGIKRVVWASSETVLGLPFDTPPPYLPVDEEYAARPETSYSLAKHLDEQMAAQFCRWDPELTMIGLRFSNVMEPDDYAAFPSFEADPRRRIWNLWGYIDARDGAQAVRRALSYDRSGLEIFIIANADTVMSRPTAELAAEYFPELPLTREIGEHQTLLSIDKARRLLGYDPRHGWRR
- a CDS encoding LysR family transcriptional regulator, with translation MVALDLRRLRFLREFEERGTLGAVAAALGYSPSTVSQQLALLEKEVGATLFARAGRGLRLTDAGRLLAGHARVLLAAAEAAEADLAALSGDIRGTVRAGGLQSAARRLLIPALTRLAGRHPRVRVEISELELEQALPSLRLGAVDLVIGDEYDGHPRPRPAGLRFTVVLAEPLRLVLPAAHPLARAGGPVAFADLHSAVWTSSAEGTGHHAMVVGTCRALGGYEPDLRHRSNDADVQLELVRAGAAVALMPPLALPVADPALAVREVAGAALGRRLMAVTRQSAAAPALHAFLDAVRAQARSIA
- a CDS encoding DMT family transporter — its product is MGPLLVLLSAACFGAMAIFGKWAYDVGVTPGTLLLVRFTLAALLLAMVLAAGPALRRMPPGGGRGRAVLTALGLGAVGYAAQASLYFAALERMDASLLALILYTYPVLVTIGAVLLGRDRLTRGRAVALAAASGGTLLVLGGAGGTGFRPVGAVLAFGAAVTYTGYILVADTVVRRLPPVVLSALVMAGAAVTLGVRALLTGGVHFGFPAAGWLWLGCIAVVSTVVAMLAFFAGLRRTGPSAAAILSTFEPVVTGALAALTLGERLTPVQVAGGVLVLASVVILQTGPGTGRSADRVRRDGRVAA